The following proteins are co-located in the Acidimicrobiales bacterium genome:
- a CDS encoding acetyl-CoA acetyltransferase, translating to MTVSIPPSTPVIVGVGQISFRPDDLSQAVEPLELMARACEAAAADAGSSKLLSSAASIAVVQGAWKYTDPARLLAERWGATAHTIRSTDGGNTPQSLVNKLAMRIAEGATDISVIVGAETIWSRRRARRQGIRIPTTDQAPVEPDEISGSPLDMTDEFETARGIEAPINFYPLFESAIRYANGESISDHRDRLSQLWQGFNEVAVQNPYAWFRTPMTAEEIRNPSPSNRMVGFPYTKAMNSNWDLDQAAALILCPVETAQQLGISRDKWVFPLAGTDGADTQKVTNRGALHESPAIRVAGRRCLELAGVGPDDIDHVDLYSCFPSAVQIGAREVGFSLDRQLTLTGGLTFAGGPLNNYVTHSIATMVQVLRNDPGSKGYVSANGGFVTKHAFGVSSTEPPANGYWTENCQADIDVHPTSVGAPDHVGPVEVEAYTVMYGADGPEKLLAACRVRPGVRTWAYSTDAHLMTAATETELIGRAATVDADGVLTVD from the coding sequence GTGACCGTTTCGATTCCCCCGAGCACCCCCGTCATCGTTGGCGTTGGCCAGATCTCGTTCCGCCCAGACGACCTCTCCCAGGCGGTCGAACCGCTCGAGCTGATGGCCCGCGCGTGCGAAGCGGCCGCGGCCGACGCCGGCTCGTCCAAGTTGCTGTCTTCGGCAGCCAGCATCGCCGTGGTTCAGGGCGCCTGGAAATACACAGACCCGGCCCGTCTCCTGGCCGAGCGATGGGGTGCCACCGCCCACACCATCAGATCCACCGACGGAGGCAACACTCCCCAGTCGCTGGTCAACAAGCTGGCGATGCGCATCGCCGAAGGTGCCACCGACATTTCAGTCATCGTGGGCGCCGAAACCATCTGGAGCCGCAGACGAGCCCGCCGCCAAGGCATCCGCATCCCCACAACAGACCAGGCACCGGTCGAGCCAGACGAGATCTCGGGCTCACCGCTGGACATGACAGACGAGTTCGAGACGGCACGGGGCATCGAAGCACCCATCAACTTCTACCCGTTGTTCGAGTCTGCAATCCGCTACGCGAACGGCGAATCGATCAGCGACCACCGCGACCGCCTGTCCCAGCTGTGGCAAGGGTTCAACGAGGTCGCCGTGCAGAACCCCTACGCGTGGTTCCGCACGCCTATGACCGCCGAAGAGATCCGCAACCCGTCGCCGTCCAACCGCATGGTGGGCTTTCCGTATACGAAGGCCATGAACTCCAACTGGGACCTCGACCAGGCCGCAGCCCTCATCTTGTGCCCCGTCGAAACGGCCCAGCAACTGGGCATCAGCCGCGACAAGTGGGTCTTCCCGCTGGCGGGCACCGACGGCGCCGACACCCAGAAGGTCACCAATCGCGGCGCCCTTCACGAGTCGCCCGCCATCCGGGTCGCCGGGCGCCGTTGCCTCGAGCTTGCCGGCGTCGGGCCAGACGACATCGACCATGTCGACCTGTATTCGTGCTTCCCCTCGGCCGTCCAGATCGGCGCTCGCGAGGTCGGCTTCAGCCTCGATCGTCAGCTGACCCTCACCGGCGGGCTCACCTTCGCAGGCGGCCCGCTCAACAACTACGTCACCCACTCCATCGCCACCATGGTCCAGGTACTGCGCAACGACCCCGGCTCGAAGGGCTACGTGTCGGCCAACGGTGGCTTCGTCACCAAACACGCATTCGGCGTCTCCTCAACCGAACCACCGGCCAACGGCTACTGGACCGAGAACTGCCAAGCCGACATCGACGTCCACCCCACCAGCGTCGGCGCACCCGACCATGTCGGGCCTGTAGAGGTCGAGGCGTACACCGTCATGTATGGCGCCGACGGCCCCGAAAAGCTCCTGGCCGCCTGCCGGGTCCGACCAGGCGTGCGCACGTGGGCCTACTCGACCGATGCGCATCTGATGACCGCGGCCACCGAAACCGAACTCATCGGGCGGGCAGCCACCGTCGATGCCGACGGAGTGCTCACCGTCGACTGA